From Sodalis glossinidius str. 'morsitans', the proteins below share one genomic window:
- the ppa gene encoding inorganic diphosphatase yields the protein MSLNQVPAGKDLPEDIYVIIEIPANASPIKYEVDKESGALFVDRFMSTAMFYPCNYGYINHTLSLDGDPIDVLVPTPYPLQPGSVVRCRPVGVLKMTDESGEDAKLVAVPHTKLSKEYDHIKDVDDLPPLLRAQITHFFEHYKDLEAGKWVKVDGWDNNEAAKAEIIASFERAKK from the coding sequence ATGAGTTTGAATCAGGTACCAGCAGGCAAAGATTTGCCGGAAGATATTTATGTGATCATCGAAATTCCGGCTAATGCTTCCCCCATAAAATACGAAGTTGACAAGGAAAGCGGCGCCCTGTTTGTCGATCGCTTCATGTCCACCGCGATGTTCTATCCCTGCAACTATGGCTATATCAACCACACGCTTTCCCTGGATGGCGATCCGATAGACGTGCTGGTGCCCACACCCTATCCGTTGCAGCCAGGCTCCGTAGTACGCTGCCGTCCGGTGGGCGTGCTGAAAATGACCGATGAGTCCGGCGAAGACGCCAAGCTGGTGGCGGTACCGCACACCAAATTGTCGAAAGAGTATGACCACATCAAAGACGTAGACGATCTGCCGCCGTTGTTGCGTGCGCAAATCACGCATTTCTTTGAGCATTATAAAGATTTGGAAGCCGGCAAATGGGTCAAGGTGGACGGATGGGATAACAACGAAGCGGCCAAAGCCGAAATTATCGCCTCCTTTGAGCGCGCCAAAAAGTAA
- a CDS encoding gamma-glutamylcyclotransferase family protein, with protein sequence MRIIVYGSLRRKQGNSHWMTNAQWLGDYTIPGYELYDLGHYQAVVSGNGAVYGEVYRIDSTTLAELDALRTKSGEYKRVLIGTPYGSAWMYLYQRPVDGLRLLPGGYWVRRH encoded by the coding sequence ATGCGAATTATTGTTTACGGTAGTCTGCGACGCAAACAGGGAAACAGTCATTGGATGACGAACGCCCAATGGCTGGGAGATTACACTATCCCAGGCTACGAACTTTACGATCTCGGCCATTACCAGGCGGTAGTGTCGGGCAATGGCGCGGTCTATGGCGAAGTGTACCGCATAGATTCCACCACCCTGGCGGAGTTGGATGCGCTGCGCACCAAAAGCGGCGAATACAAGCGGGTCCTTATCGGCACGCCCTACGGCAGCGCCTGGATGTATCTGTACCAGCGTCCGGTGGACGGTCTGAGGCTGTTGCCGGGAGGATATTGGGTCCGCCGGCATTAG
- the fbp gene encoding class 1 fructose-bisphosphatase, whose amino-acid sequence MKTLGEFIVEKQHDFPHATGELTALLSAIKLGAKIIHRDINKAGLVDILGTSGAENVQGEVQMKLDLFANEKLKAALKARGQVAGIASEEEDEIVVFEGVENGKYVVLMDPLDGSSNIDVNVSVGTIFSIYRRITPLGTPVTKEDFLQPGNKQVAAGYVVYGSSTMLVYTTGCGVHAFTYDPSLGVFCLSHESVRFPATGQMYSINEGNYIKFPNGVKKYIKYCQEMDEATHRPYTSRYIGSLVSDFHRNLLKGGIYLYPSTATHPNGKLRLAYECNPIAFLAEQAGGKASDGKNRILDIQPHELHQRSAFFTGTESMVNDVERFIRDYPDNV is encoded by the coding sequence ATGAAAACTTTAGGCGAGTTTATTGTTGAGAAACAGCATGATTTTCCGCATGCCACCGGCGAGCTTACCGCGTTACTTTCAGCGATAAAGCTCGGGGCTAAAATCATTCACCGTGACATCAACAAAGCAGGACTGGTGGATATCCTCGGCACCAGCGGGGCTGAAAACGTGCAGGGCGAAGTCCAGATGAAGCTGGATCTGTTCGCGAATGAAAAGCTGAAGGCGGCGCTGAAAGCCCGTGGACAAGTGGCGGGCATTGCTTCCGAAGAAGAAGATGAAATCGTCGTCTTTGAAGGGGTGGAAAACGGCAAATATGTGGTGCTGATGGATCCGCTGGACGGTTCGTCCAATATCGATGTCAACGTTTCGGTCGGCACCATTTTCTCCATTTACCGGCGCATTACCCCGCTGGGTACACCGGTGACTAAAGAAGATTTCCTTCAGCCCGGCAATAAACAGGTGGCCGCAGGCTATGTGGTCTACGGTTCCTCCACGATGCTGGTGTACACCACCGGCTGCGGCGTACACGCTTTTACCTACGATCCGTCGCTGGGCGTGTTTTGCCTGTCCCATGAAAGCGTGCGTTTCCCCGCCACCGGGCAGATGTACTCGATCAACGAGGGCAACTATATCAAGTTCCCCAACGGGGTGAAGAAATACATCAAATACTGCCAGGAGATGGACGAAGCGACCCACCGTCCTTACACCTCGCGCTATATCGGTTCGCTGGTGTCCGATTTCCATCGCAATCTACTCAAAGGCGGCATTTATCTTTACCCCAGCACCGCAACCCATCCCAACGGCAAGCTGCGCCTGGCCTATGAATGCAATCCAATAGCCTTTCTGGCTGAGCAGGCCGGCGGCAAGGCCAGCGACGGTAAAAACCGTATACTGGACATCCAGCCGCACGAGCTGCACCAGCGTTCCGCGTTCTTCACTGGCACGGAGTCAATGGTTAACGATGTAGAGCGCTTTATCCGCGATTATCCGGATAACGTTTAA